The Verrucomicrobium spinosum DSM 4136 = JCM 18804 genome includes a region encoding these proteins:
- the pucL gene encoding factor-independent urate hydroxylase, with translation MKLVSQNYGKARVRLCKVLRDGPVHSVKEITVRIALEGEFAASYQSGDNSCIVPTDTMKNAINVLAYNHLGVDNEPFAQTVADHFLNRYAQVTKVVVEIEERSWNRLVVGGVPHPHSFTQTQRATPLARLVQTRSSTSLESGVQGLTLLKTTGSGFSGFATCEHTTLPPTEDRLLATTLKARWIWNAVPASYQATTEAFLKAVVVPFAQNHSPSVQATLWEMAAAAFEACPEIQEITLTLPNLHYFTQNLQAFGIDNTNVLMLPSGEPHGQIEATLSRN, from the coding sequence ATGAAGCTCGTCTCTCAAAACTACGGCAAAGCCCGGGTGCGACTCTGCAAGGTCCTCCGCGACGGTCCCGTGCACTCCGTCAAAGAGATTACCGTGCGCATCGCCCTGGAGGGCGAGTTTGCCGCCAGCTATCAGTCAGGAGACAACTCCTGCATCGTGCCCACAGACACGATGAAAAACGCGATCAACGTCCTGGCCTACAATCACCTGGGGGTGGACAACGAGCCCTTTGCCCAAACTGTGGCAGATCATTTCCTGAACCGCTATGCTCAGGTGACCAAGGTGGTGGTGGAGATTGAAGAGCGCTCATGGAACCGGCTGGTGGTGGGCGGAGTGCCCCACCCCCACAGCTTTACCCAAACCCAGCGGGCCACACCGCTGGCGAGACTCGTCCAGACCCGCTCTTCCACGTCTCTGGAGTCCGGCGTCCAGGGCTTGACTCTGCTGAAAACCACCGGATCCGGCTTCAGCGGCTTTGCCACCTGTGAGCATACCACCCTGCCGCCCACGGAGGACCGGTTGCTGGCGACCACCCTAAAAGCCCGCTGGATCTGGAACGCCGTCCCCGCCAGCTATCAGGCCACCACTGAAGCTTTCCTGAAGGCCGTGGTCGTGCCGTTTGCCCAGAATCACAGCCCCTCTGTCCAGGCCACCCTTTGGGAGATGGCGGCGGCCGCGTTTGAGGCATGCCCTGAGATTCAGGAAATCACCCTCACTCTACCCAACCTCCACTACTTTACCCAGAATCTACAGGCGTTCGGCATTGACAACACAAACGTCTTGATGCTGCCCTCCGGGGAACCACACGGTCAGATCGAGGCGACCCTTTCCCGGAACTGA
- a CDS encoding XdhC family protein: MTTDGLLRELLAARARREPCVVATVAAVRGSVPREKGAKALIFEDGRILGTIGGGKMEALVMADALSTLADGQPVLKTYPLHEASPDSFGAICGGEATIFLEPQALGEWLHIFGGGHCGQALARLAMDCGWHVTLVDDRPDTLKGGAANVLHEGPAAGYIASRAWRKNDAAVLVARNFHLDRAALAALLAHPGAGYLGMMGSKKKVRAVFEELQAQGVTSEALAAVHAPVGLDIHADSPMEIAVSILAEIMAVMRQGGGSRLRDSLH, encoded by the coding sequence ATGACCACAGACGGACTGCTCCGCGAACTCCTCGCCGCGCGTGCGCGGCGCGAACCCTGCGTGGTGGCCACCGTGGCCGCCGTCCGCGGCTCAGTCCCGCGGGAAAAAGGGGCAAAGGCACTTATCTTCGAGGATGGACGCATCCTCGGCACCATCGGTGGAGGCAAGATGGAGGCGCTGGTCATGGCCGATGCCCTCAGCACCCTGGCAGACGGCCAGCCAGTGTTGAAAACCTACCCGCTTCACGAAGCCAGCCCGGACTCCTTCGGTGCCATCTGCGGGGGTGAGGCGACCATCTTCCTAGAACCCCAGGCGCTGGGCGAGTGGCTGCACATCTTCGGCGGGGGACATTGCGGCCAGGCCCTCGCCCGGCTGGCCATGGACTGCGGCTGGCATGTCACGCTGGTGGATGATCGGCCGGATACACTGAAGGGCGGAGCGGCGAACGTCCTGCATGAGGGACCTGCGGCAGGATACATTGCCTCACGAGCATGGAGAAAGAATGATGCTGCGGTGCTGGTGGCGCGGAACTTTCATCTCGACCGGGCCGCCCTGGCCGCCCTGCTGGCGCACCCTGGCGCAGGCTATCTGGGGATGATGGGCAGCAAGAAAAAAGTACGGGCCGTCTTTGAGGAGCTGCAAGCCCAAGGAGTCACCTCAGAGGCCCTGGCCGCAGTTCACGCCCCGGTGGGCCTGGACATTCATGCCGACTCACCCATGGAGATCGCCGTCAGCATCCTTGCGGAGATCATGGCTGTCATGCGCCAGGGTGGCGGGAGCCGTCTGCGGGACAGCCTGCACTGA
- a CDS encoding tetratricopeptide repeat protein, with translation MHPQSPEFEQEFAFQNELVEELRPKAYRDPSRMGQLMVEVHALAELWLCKGAFHQAEALYRRILYRLLDAPVMDGELILGISTLLAELQVRWGEPQGGRELYEKAAELAARLGISSSPTLSLLMNNLGHICKGQGDFEKATYCYEEALAGYVSQLGAISSEVADVSDNVGALNYRMMRLEDALEMHQKAHVIRIELGTKGDEAAAAYARTCRLLVLSHRSLGQFQEAGALAQEAADIAAKLGPLPPPSRGLHAALAVDDSVQAVPQTAPATLAHDSHDLRKDADGDLHG, from the coding sequence TTGCACCCTCAGAGCCCAGAGTTTGAGCAGGAGTTTGCCTTCCAGAATGAACTGGTGGAGGAATTGCGCCCCAAGGCTTACCGCGACCCGTCGCGCATGGGGCAGTTGATGGTAGAGGTGCATGCGCTGGCTGAGCTCTGGCTGTGCAAGGGAGCCTTTCATCAAGCGGAAGCGCTGTACCGTCGCATTCTCTATCGGTTGCTGGATGCTCCCGTCATGGATGGGGAACTGATCTTGGGGATCAGCACACTCCTGGCAGAGCTGCAAGTGAGGTGGGGGGAACCCCAGGGGGGGCGGGAACTGTATGAAAAGGCGGCGGAGCTCGCGGCCAGACTCGGCATATCTTCCTCACCGACGCTCTCGCTTTTGATGAACAACCTGGGCCATATCTGCAAAGGCCAGGGGGACTTTGAGAAAGCGACGTACTGCTACGAGGAGGCTCTGGCGGGCTACGTCAGCCAGCTTGGGGCCATTTCTTCAGAGGTGGCGGATGTCTCGGACAATGTGGGTGCATTGAACTACCGCATGATGCGGCTGGAAGATGCTCTGGAAATGCACCAGAAGGCCCATGTCATTCGCATTGAGCTCGGCACGAAGGGTGACGAGGCGGCGGCCGCCTATGCGCGTACTTGTAGATTGTTGGTGCTAAGTCATCGCTCGCTGGGCCAGTTTCAGGAAGCGGGGGCGCTTGCCCAGGAGGCTGCGGATATTGCCGCAAAACTGGGCCCGCTGCCTCCTCCCTCCCGTGGGCTTCACGCTGCCCTTGCAGTGGATGATTCAGTGCAGGCTGTCCCGCAGACGGCTCCCGCCACCCTGGCGCATGACAGCCATGATCTCCGCAAGGATGCTGACGGCGATCTCCATGGGTGA
- a CDS encoding Wadjet anti-phage system protein JetD domain-containing protein yields MPSFPVLEAIARRYHASKQGRTGTGVRDFLVEYPDLLKLAGCTDGDSRVQAEKELNAAAGLRGSKLVLERHPRDPSIIWQVRLLADGGESWLFDLLEKPTPTALRAQWAALFYHAGQDVSDLPAPWRERWYQWCTRLAGAAHLGQSIAPFTFNNQDTAAELLMTLKGVLNWQGSTLIRVASCTLCGDSKQLERMAARLGQALDQITGGQRTSLADMGLTDTPRSVLLHGPLQIHTPTGTVDLGPLKEASRISAPDIENAISLTTSATRCLSVENETTFHSLARLQSGALLIHTSYPGSGVLRLYEKLPAGLEFWHFGDTDPAGFDILRDLRTRIAKSIQPLHMNFRDDEDSPRLTPQETRLIDRLIASPLVADVRKELTAIRTSGRKGRFEQESIGLPMADWPFYGCPNGPRN; encoded by the coding sequence ATGCCGTCCTTTCCTGTTCTCGAAGCTATTGCGAGGCGATATCACGCCTCCAAGCAGGGGCGCACAGGGACCGGAGTACGGGATTTTCTGGTGGAATACCCCGATTTGCTGAAACTGGCGGGCTGCACCGACGGAGATTCCCGTGTGCAGGCAGAAAAGGAACTGAACGCCGCGGCCGGACTGCGAGGCAGTAAACTGGTTCTGGAGCGCCATCCTCGTGACCCCTCCATCATCTGGCAGGTTCGTCTGCTGGCGGACGGAGGTGAAAGCTGGCTCTTCGACCTGCTGGAGAAGCCAACCCCCACGGCTCTTCGCGCCCAATGGGCTGCCTTATTCTACCATGCGGGCCAAGACGTGTCCGACCTGCCAGCGCCATGGCGGGAACGATGGTACCAATGGTGCACGCGTCTGGCAGGGGCCGCTCACCTTGGGCAATCGATCGCCCCCTTCACCTTCAACAACCAGGATACCGCCGCAGAATTGCTGATGACCTTGAAGGGCGTCCTGAACTGGCAGGGCTCCACGCTCATTCGTGTTGCGAGTTGCACTCTCTGCGGTGATTCCAAGCAACTGGAACGAATGGCCGCTCGCCTTGGCCAGGCGTTGGATCAGATCACTGGAGGACAACGGACGAGTCTGGCTGACATGGGCCTGACGGACACACCGCGATCTGTTCTGCTTCACGGCCCCCTCCAGATCCACACCCCTACCGGCACCGTGGATCTGGGACCGCTCAAGGAAGCATCGCGCATCTCTGCTCCAGACATTGAAAATGCCATCTCTCTGACGACGAGCGCCACCCGGTGCCTCAGTGTGGAGAATGAAACCACCTTCCACAGCCTCGCCAGGCTTCAGAGCGGCGCACTGCTCATCCACACCAGCTATCCCGGCTCTGGCGTGCTGCGGCTCTATGAAAAACTGCCTGCTGGATTGGAATTCTGGCATTTTGGTGATACCGACCCTGCTGGATTTGACATCCTCAGGGACTTGAGAACACGCATCGCCAAGTCCATCCAGCCGCTCCATATGAATTTTCGCGATGACGAAGATTCACCACGACTCACCCCTCAGGAAACTCGGTTGATAGATCGCCTGATTGCGAGCCCGCTGGTTGCCGACGTCAGGAAGGAACTGACCGCCATAAGGACCTCGGGCAGAAAAGGTCGCTTTGAGCAGGAAAGCATCGGCCTCCCCATGGCCGACTGGCCGTTTTACGGATGCCCCAACGGGCCGCGAAATTGA
- a CDS encoding succinate dehydrogenase cytochrome b subunit: protein MSALTKSLSAFVCSSIGKKFLVALTGAALVIFILGHMLGNLLIFLGPDALNAYGHKLQSMGALLWIARIGLLVTVAIHIIFTIKLTRENRVARANRYGYQATIQASKSSRYMIFSGLTVLAFIVYHILHFTLHVGNNYGELHANLHGETVHDVYTMVIHGFSWIPASIFYIFAMGLLCSHLSHGVSSMFQTLGLATARTWPAFKGLGLAYAALIFIGNCSIPLAVMLGWVK, encoded by the coding sequence ATGAGCGCCCTGACTAAGTCCCTTTCCGCGTTTGTTTGTTCATCCATTGGCAAGAAATTTCTTGTAGCCCTCACCGGGGCAGCACTGGTCATTTTCATTTTGGGCCACATGCTCGGAAATCTTCTGATCTTCCTGGGGCCAGACGCGCTGAATGCCTATGGGCACAAGCTGCAAAGCATGGGAGCCCTGCTGTGGATCGCGCGCATCGGCCTGCTCGTCACAGTGGCCATCCACATCATCTTTACCATCAAGCTCACGCGCGAGAATCGCGTCGCCCGTGCAAATCGCTACGGTTACCAGGCGACCATCCAGGCCTCCAAGTCCTCCCGCTATATGATCTTCAGCGGGCTCACTGTCCTGGCGTTCATCGTTTACCACATCCTCCACTTCACGCTGCATGTAGGGAACAACTACGGCGAGCTTCATGCCAATCTCCATGGCGAGACCGTGCATGATGTGTACACCATGGTGATTCACGGCTTTTCCTGGATCCCGGCCTCCATCTTCTACATCTTTGCCATGGGACTGCTCTGTTCCCACCTGAGCCATGGGGTCTCCAGCATGTTCCAGACACTGGGCCTGGCCACAGCGCGCACCTGGCCGGCGTTCAAGGGTCTGGGCCTCGCCTACGCGGCGCTTATTTTTATCGGCAACTGCTCCATCCCCCTCGCTGTCATGTTGGGCTGGGTGAAGTAA